One segment of Panicum virgatum strain AP13 chromosome 3K, P.virgatum_v5, whole genome shotgun sequence DNA contains the following:
- the LOC120697625 gene encoding pseudo histidine-containing phosphotransfer protein 2-like isoform X2, with protein MHLPLYHPILHLVLVWKHVFFGQCFRICEMWRKAADSRVPLVRQMKDMPEGYLDEQFNQLEELQDDSSPNFVEEVVALFFKDSSRLLTNIEQALEKHPQDFYRLDSLAHQFKGSGSSIGALRMKNECSMFKAHCSNRNLEGCRRSLQKMKREHATLKQKLETYFQLLRQVGPRERAVNSWK; from the exons ATGCATCTTCCTCTTTATCATCCAATTCTCCATTTGGTTTTAGTGTGGAAGCATG TCTTCTTTGGACAGTGTTTCAGGATATGTGAGATGTGGCGAAAAGCAGCAGATAGTCGAGTTCCTTTGGTTCGTCAGATGAAAGATATGCCTGAG GGTTACCTGGATGAACAGTTTAATCAGCTGGAAGAACTGCAGGATGATTCAAGCCCCAATTTTGTTGAAGAAGTGGTGGCTTTGTTCTTCAAAGATTCATCAAGGCTGTTGACAAACATAGAGCAAGCACT TGAGAAGCACCCTCAGGATTTCTACCGGTTGGATTCTTTGGCGCACCAGTTCAAAGGCAGTGGATCAAG CATCGGTGCTCTGAGGATGAAGAATGAGTGCTCTATGTTCAAAGCACACTGCAGTAACAGGAATCTGGAAGG ATGCCGCAGATCGCTCCAGAAGATGAAGAGGGAGCATGCCACCCTGAAGCAGAAGCTGGAGACATATTTTCAG TTGCTGAGGCAAGTCGGTCCTCGAGAGCGTGCAGTGAACTCATGGAAATAA
- the LOC120697622 gene encoding protein CHUP1, chloroplastic-like — MHTPGGCSTSSGRGGSGGGGPSGGDAKDLPQLLLRVGTAVALSVAGLLVSRRQRPPRKLQLPPCPPSSESDDAPSMKARTGLKELRILKNEDTRAKIISGNSVHTTTTTTTTTTTALVPLAPKCRSIADDEGYLLPEFNEMVLKEFGRGTPAARVREDASNDHEIYKLRDLVRSLQEREKTLELQLMECYGLQEQDAAVRELENQLKISNVESKLYLLKIESLESENQKLQAQLSENSKIISELEATRAKCKLLKKKLALDAEQAKEETTSLQKMVDLLQHKETDENNNHIEVEKNLKRLEELEKEATELRAVNSRLQQENAHLIRRLELTRLPPVPKPKNSTEVKSLEEADRLKQENEKLAKEIEQLQSDRFADVEELVYLKWINACLRYEVRNKDAPSGKTVARDLSKTLSPKSELKAKQLIMEYANAAVEDNHLGHVEFGSECSSSRASSSGEPDDVSIDIASMTKHKNPKKKNFFSKLRKLVLGKGKENRGVSTLERRVSISSCSFDDFTGRDSHDSYSSFLAEPNISDSRRHSDHVFSMHSSLDSMKSCPVGTEIGNERDHSEVKSVSSREERVNAFGHSARLDSGKAIAEDAEIHKFADVLITSRSGSMSSRRSSSFRH; from the exons ATGCACACGCCTGGAGGTTGCAGCACCAGCAGCGGCCGCGGAGGAAGTGGTGGTGGCGGACCCAGCGGCGGGGACGCCAAGGATTTGCCCCAGCTTTTACTCAGGGTGGGCACCGCCGTCGCGCTCTCCGTCGCTGGGCTGCTCGTCTCGCGGCGCCAGCGGCCGCCCCGGAAGCTCCAGCTGCCACCCTGTCCTCCTTCCTCAG AGTCGGATGATGCCCCAAGCATGAAGGCCAGAACAGGGCTCAAGGAGCTGAGGATCCTAAAAAAT GAGGACACCAGGGCAAAAATCATCAGTGGAAACTCTGTTCACACGACCACTACAACCACAACGACCACCACCACAGCCTTAGTGCCATTGGCCCCCAAATGCAGAAGCATTGCTGATGATGAAGGATACCTCCTTCCAGAGTTCAATGAAATGGTTCTCAAAGAATTTGGCCGAGGCACACCTGCAGCCAGAGTACGGGAAGATGCATCTAATGACCATGAAATCTACAAGCTTAGAGATTTGGTGAGATCACTGCAAGAAAGAGAGAAGACCCTCGAGCTACAGCTTATGGAGTGTTATGGTTTACAGGAGCAAGATGCTGCAGTGAGGGAGCTTGAGAATCAGCTAAAGATTAGCAATGTCGAATCAAAGCTGTACTTGTTGAAGATTGAATCTTTAGAGTCTGAAAACCAGAAGCTGCAAGCACAGTTGTCAGAGAACTCAAAGATAATCTCTGAGCTTGAGGCAACAAGAGCGAAGTGCAAGTTGTTAAAGAAGAAGCTGGCATTGGATGCAGAGCAGGCAAAGGAGGAGACGACTTCCCTTCAGAAAATGGTCGATTTGTTGCAGCACAAAGAGACTGATGAGAACAACAATCATATTGAGGTTGAGAAGAACTTGAAGAGGCTAGAGGAGCTGGAAAAGGAGGCAACAGAGCTAAGAGCTGTGAATTCAAGGCTGCAGCAGGAGAATGCACATCTTATTAGGCGACTGGAGCTTACACGCCTACCCCCTGTACCCAAGCCTAAAAACAGCACGGAG GTAAAATCATTGGAGGAGGCTGATCGGCTGAAGCAAGAAAATGAGAAGCTGGCTAAAGAGATTGAACAACTGCAGAGTGACAGGTTTGCAGATGTTGAAGAATTGGTATATCTGAAATGGATAAATGCCTGCCTACGGTATGAGGTGAGAAACAAGGATGCTCCATCAGGGAAGACAGTTGCACGGGATCTTAGCAAGACCTTGAGCCCCAAGTCTGAACTGAAGGCCAAGCAGCTGATAATGGAATATGCCAATGCTGCTGTAGAGGACAATCACTTAGGCCATGTTGAATTTGGTTCAGAATGCTCTTCTTCGCGGGCATCATCGTCAGGTGAACCAGATGATGTATCAATTGATATTGCTTCGATGACAAAGCATAAAAACCCGAAGAAGAAAAATTTCTTTTCTAAGCTTCGGAAACTGGTGCTagggaaaggaaaagagaaccgTGGAGTTTCTACTCTGGAGAGGAGAGTATCTATTTCAAGCTGTTCATTCGATGACTTCACTGGAAGAGATTCGCACGATAGCTATTCTTCATTCTTGGCAGAACCAAACATATCTGATAGTCGACGACATAGCGATCATGTTTTCAGTATGCATTCTTCTTTGGATAGCATGAAATCTTGTCCTGTTGGAACAGAAATTGGAAATGAGAGGGATCATTCTGAGGTCAAGAGTGTATCTTCTAGAGAGGAAAGGGTGAATGCATTTGGTCACAGTGCTCGCCTTGATAGCGGCAAGGCCATAGCTGAGGATGCCGAGATCCATAAATTTGCCGATGTGCTGATCACATCAAGGTCAGGTTCCATGTCATCAAGAAGGTCATCATCCTTCCGACATTGA
- the LOC120697625 gene encoding pseudo histidine-containing phosphotransfer protein 2-like isoform X4, whose translation MWRKAADSRVPLVRQMKDMPEPNMDYSNLRRQIISMKKSLFDQGYLDEQFNQLEELQDDSSPNFVEEVVALFFKDSSRLLTNIEQALEKHPQDFYRLDSLAHQFKGSGSSIGALRMKNECSMFKAHCSNRNLEGCRRSLQKMKREHATLKQKLETYFQLLRQVGPRERAVNSWK comes from the exons ATGTGGCGAAAAGCAGCAGATAGTCGAGTTCCTTTGGTTCGTCAGATGAAAGATATGCCTGAG CCAAATATGGATTACTCAAATTTGCGGCGCCAGATCATTTCCATGAAGAAAAGCCTCTTCGATCAG GGTTACCTGGATGAACAGTTTAATCAGCTGGAAGAACTGCAGGATGATTCAAGCCCCAATTTTGTTGAAGAAGTGGTGGCTTTGTTCTTCAAAGATTCATCAAGGCTGTTGACAAACATAGAGCAAGCACT TGAGAAGCACCCTCAGGATTTCTACCGGTTGGATTCTTTGGCGCACCAGTTCAAAGGCAGTGGATCAAG CATCGGTGCTCTGAGGATGAAGAATGAGTGCTCTATGTTCAAAGCACACTGCAGTAACAGGAATCTGGAAGG ATGCCGCAGATCGCTCCAGAAGATGAAGAGGGAGCATGCCACCCTGAAGCAGAAGCTGGAGACATATTTTCAG TTGCTGAGGCAAGTCGGTCCTCGAGAGCGTGCAGTGAACTCATGGAAATAA
- the LOC120697625 gene encoding pseudo histidine-containing phosphotransfer protein 2-like isoform X6 — MDYSNLRRQIISMKKSLFDQGYLDEQFNQLEELQDDSSPNFVEEVVALFFKDSSRLLTNIEQALEKHPQDFYRLDSLAHQFKGSGSSIGALRMKNECSMFKAHCSNRNLEGCRRSLQKMKREHATLKQKLETYFQLLRQVGPRERAVNSWK; from the exons ATGGATTACTCAAATTTGCGGCGCCAGATCATTTCCATGAAGAAAAGCCTCTTCGATCAG GGTTACCTGGATGAACAGTTTAATCAGCTGGAAGAACTGCAGGATGATTCAAGCCCCAATTTTGTTGAAGAAGTGGTGGCTTTGTTCTTCAAAGATTCATCAAGGCTGTTGACAAACATAGAGCAAGCACT TGAGAAGCACCCTCAGGATTTCTACCGGTTGGATTCTTTGGCGCACCAGTTCAAAGGCAGTGGATCAAG CATCGGTGCTCTGAGGATGAAGAATGAGTGCTCTATGTTCAAAGCACACTGCAGTAACAGGAATCTGGAAGG ATGCCGCAGATCGCTCCAGAAGATGAAGAGGGAGCATGCCACCCTGAAGCAGAAGCTGGAGACATATTTTCAG TTGCTGAGGCAAGTCGGTCCTCGAGAGCGTGCAGTGAACTCATGGAAATAA
- the LOC120697625 gene encoding pseudo histidine-containing phosphotransfer protein 2-like isoform X3 — MIMPHTHSLLLVFFGQCFRICEMWRKAADSRVPLVRQMKDMPEGYLDEQFNQLEELQDDSSPNFVEEVVALFFKDSSRLLTNIEQALEKHPQDFYRLDSLAHQFKGSGSSIGALRMKNECSMFKAHCSNRNLEGCRRSLQKMKREHATLKQKLETYFQLLRQVGPRERAVNSWK; from the exons ATGATCATGCCTCACACCCATTCCTTGTTGTTAGTCTTCTTTGGACAGTGTTTCAGGATATGTGAGATGTGGCGAAAAGCAGCAGATAGTCGAGTTCCTTTGGTTCGTCAGATGAAAGATATGCCTGAG GGTTACCTGGATGAACAGTTTAATCAGCTGGAAGAACTGCAGGATGATTCAAGCCCCAATTTTGTTGAAGAAGTGGTGGCTTTGTTCTTCAAAGATTCATCAAGGCTGTTGACAAACATAGAGCAAGCACT TGAGAAGCACCCTCAGGATTTCTACCGGTTGGATTCTTTGGCGCACCAGTTCAAAGGCAGTGGATCAAG CATCGGTGCTCTGAGGATGAAGAATGAGTGCTCTATGTTCAAAGCACACTGCAGTAACAGGAATCTGGAAGG ATGCCGCAGATCGCTCCAGAAGATGAAGAGGGAGCATGCCACCCTGAAGCAGAAGCTGGAGACATATTTTCAG TTGCTGAGGCAAGTCGGTCCTCGAGAGCGTGCAGTGAACTCATGGAAATAA
- the LOC120697625 gene encoding pseudo histidine-containing phosphotransfer protein 2-like isoform X5 codes for MWRKAADSRVPLVRQMKDMPEGYLDEQFNQLEELQDDSSPNFVEEVVALFFKDSSRLLTNIEQALEKHPQDFYRLDSLAHQFKGSGSSIGALRMKNECSMFKAHCSNRNLEGCRRSLQKMKREHATLKQKLETYFQLLRQVGPRERAVNSWK; via the exons ATGTGGCGAAAAGCAGCAGATAGTCGAGTTCCTTTGGTTCGTCAGATGAAAGATATGCCTGAG GGTTACCTGGATGAACAGTTTAATCAGCTGGAAGAACTGCAGGATGATTCAAGCCCCAATTTTGTTGAAGAAGTGGTGGCTTTGTTCTTCAAAGATTCATCAAGGCTGTTGACAAACATAGAGCAAGCACT TGAGAAGCACCCTCAGGATTTCTACCGGTTGGATTCTTTGGCGCACCAGTTCAAAGGCAGTGGATCAAG CATCGGTGCTCTGAGGATGAAGAATGAGTGCTCTATGTTCAAAGCACACTGCAGTAACAGGAATCTGGAAGG ATGCCGCAGATCGCTCCAGAAGATGAAGAGGGAGCATGCCACCCTGAAGCAGAAGCTGGAGACATATTTTCAG TTGCTGAGGCAAGTCGGTCCTCGAGAGCGTGCAGTGAACTCATGGAAATAA
- the LOC120697625 gene encoding pseudo histidine-containing phosphotransfer protein 2-like isoform X1 yields MHLPLYHPILHLVLVWKHVFFGQCFRICEMWRKAADSRVPLVRQMKDMPEPNMDYSNLRRQIISMKKSLFDQGYLDEQFNQLEELQDDSSPNFVEEVVALFFKDSSRLLTNIEQALEKHPQDFYRLDSLAHQFKGSGSSIGALRMKNECSMFKAHCSNRNLEGCRRSLQKMKREHATLKQKLETYFQLLRQVGPRERAVNSWK; encoded by the exons ATGCATCTTCCTCTTTATCATCCAATTCTCCATTTGGTTTTAGTGTGGAAGCATG TCTTCTTTGGACAGTGTTTCAGGATATGTGAGATGTGGCGAAAAGCAGCAGATAGTCGAGTTCCTTTGGTTCGTCAGATGAAAGATATGCCTGAG CCAAATATGGATTACTCAAATTTGCGGCGCCAGATCATTTCCATGAAGAAAAGCCTCTTCGATCAG GGTTACCTGGATGAACAGTTTAATCAGCTGGAAGAACTGCAGGATGATTCAAGCCCCAATTTTGTTGAAGAAGTGGTGGCTTTGTTCTTCAAAGATTCATCAAGGCTGTTGACAAACATAGAGCAAGCACT TGAGAAGCACCCTCAGGATTTCTACCGGTTGGATTCTTTGGCGCACCAGTTCAAAGGCAGTGGATCAAG CATCGGTGCTCTGAGGATGAAGAATGAGTGCTCTATGTTCAAAGCACACTGCAGTAACAGGAATCTGGAAGG ATGCCGCAGATCGCTCCAGAAGATGAAGAGGGAGCATGCCACCCTGAAGCAGAAGCTGGAGACATATTTTCAG TTGCTGAGGCAAGTCGGTCCTCGAGAGCGTGCAGTGAACTCATGGAAATAA